A region from the Triticum urartu cultivar G1812 chromosome 1, Tu2.1, whole genome shotgun sequence genome encodes:
- the LOC125549626 gene encoding 1-aminocyclopropane-1-carboxylate oxidase-like: MVVPVIDFSKLDGAERAETMAQIADGCENWGFFQLVNHGIPLELLDCVKKVCSESYRLREAAFRSSEPVQTLERLVEAERRGEAVAPVDDMDWEDIFYLHDDNQWPSDPPAFKETMREYRAELKKLAERVMEAMDENLGLDKGRMKAAFTGDGLLAPFFGTKVSHYPPCPRPDLITGLRAHTDAGGVILLFQDDKVGGLEVLKDGEWLDVQPLPDAIVVNTGDQVEVLSNGRYRSAWHRVLPMRNGNRRSIASFYNPAFEAAISPAVGEGGAAAYPDYVFGDYMDVYNKQKFDAKEPRFEAVKAPKAA, from the coding sequence ATGGTTGTCCCGGTGATCGACTTCTCCAAGCTCGACGGCGCCGAGAGGGCGGAGACCATGGCGCAGATCGCCGACGGCTGCGAGAACTGGGGCTTCTTCCAGCTGGTGAACCACGGCATCCCGCTGGAGCTACTTGACTGCGTCAAGAAGGTGTGCTCCGAGAGCTACCGCCTCCGGGAGGCGGCGTTCCGGTCGTCCGAGCCCGTGCAGACGCTGGAGAGGCTGGTGGAGGCGgagcggcgcggcgaggcggtggCGCCCGTGGACGACATGGACTGGGAGGACATCTTCTACCTCCACGACGACAACCAGTGGCCCTCCGACCCGCCGGCCTTCAAGGAGACCATGCGGGAGTACCGCGCCGagctcaagaagctcgcggagCGGGTCATGGAGGCCATGGACGAGAACCTCGGCCTGGACAAGGGCCGCATGAAGGCCGCCTTCACCGGCGATGGCCTCCTCGCGCCGTTCTTCGGCACCAAGGTCAGCCACTACCCACCGTGCCCGCGCCCGGACCTCATCACCGGGCTCCGCGCGCACACCGACGCCGGCGGCGTCATCCTGCTGTTCCAGGACGACAAGGTGGGCGGCCTCGAGGTGCTCAAGGACGGCGAGTGGCTGGACGTGCAGCCGCTCCCCGACGCCATCGTCGTCAACACCGGCGACCAGGTGGAGGTGCTCAGCAACGGCCGCTACCGCAGCGCGTGGCACCGCGTCCTGCCCATGCGCAACGGCAACCGCCGCTCCATCGCGTCCTTCTACAACCCGGCGTTCGAGGCGGCCATCTCGCCGGCGGTGGGGGAAGGCGGCGCCGCCGCGTACCCGGACTACGTGTTCGGGGATTACATGGATGTGTACAACAAGCAGAAGTTCGATGCCAAGGAGCCAAGGTTCGAGGCCGTCAAGGCGCCAAAGGCAGCTTAA
- the LOC125511069 gene encoding uncharacterized protein LOC125511069: MAGGDSSPVAAAAAAAARKWEWDQEEYRCEPAEYSVDPRYSEYDPKQGCFICVRYFFDGKLNLDQESPVGPMRHTGKIFKEGFRLKNSVNVVSIKIVSSDYGYPLYVYGTIIARDSLDRKCVYIFRHDQDDCQLITSKDDSLILTGPKRGFMVCDDIFFEINLKVKNVHGRTVDDDRLGKGLIEVDAIRRLEYSPRYVVDTETLVSMHSILDLNYTFIRRSVEGTVEIKILEGPDEFHGKIVASTTSIPCDIVLHDSKVSGALTAGDNGVVQMARRVVGVSVDEMLVLTVAAAVGDDELSACTVQFTPRRNGYDDESITCGEYKMLLKVTWSIVYF; encoded by the exons atggccggcggcgatTCTTCTCCCGTGGCGGCTGCGGCTGCGGCTGCGGCGAGGAAGTGGGAGTGGGACCAAGAAGAGTATCGGTGCGAGCCGGCGGAGTATTCCGTGGACCCGCGATACAGCGAGTACGACCCCAAGCAGGGCTGTTTCATATGCGTCCGCTACTTCTTCGACGGCAAACTCAACCTGGACCAGGAGT CACCTGTTGGTCCCATGCGACATACTGGTAAAATCTTCAAAGAGGGATTCCGGCTCAAAAACTCAGTCAATGTTGTCTCCATCAAGATTGTTTCCTCTGACTATGGCTACCCACTCTATGTCTACGGTACCATCATAGCCAGGGACAGTCTGGATCGAAAATGTGTCTATATATTCCGGCACGACCAGGATGATTGCCAGCTCATCACCTCAAAG GATGATTCATTGATTTTGACTGGACCCAAGAGAGGATTCATGGTATGCGATGATATATTCTTCGAAATCAATCTGAAGGTGAAGAATGTGCATGGGAGGACTGTCGATGATGATAGACTCGGTAAAGGCCTGATAGAGGTGGATGCTATCCGCAGGCTGGAATATAGTCCCAGATATGTGGTTGATACGGAAACACTTGTCAGCATGCACAGCATATTGGATTTGAACTATACATTCATTAGGAGGTCGGTGGAGGGCACTGTTGAGATCAAGATCCTTGAGGGACCTGATGAATTCCATGGGAAGATTGTTGCTTCCACTACCAGCATTCCATGCGACATTGTGCTACATGATAGCAAAGTGAGTGGTGCGCTAACGGCAGGTGACAATGGAGTCGTACAAATGGCGCGGCGCGTAGTAGGAGTCTCTGTGGATGAGATGCTGGTGttgactgttgctgctgctgtcgGTGATGATGAGTTATCTGCCTGCACTGTTCAGTTTACTCCAAGGCGCAATGGTTACGATGATGAGAGTATCACTTGCGGGGAGTACAAGATGCTTCTGAAGGTCACTTGGTCGATTGTGTATTTCTGA